The Pseudomonas kermanshahensis genome includes a window with the following:
- a CDS encoding LysR family transcriptional regulator yields MPLDHDGPEARNLVFKLRHMEVFRAVMLTGSISAAAKMLYVSQPAVSKLIQYIEGRLAYRLFERINNCLVPTHEAQILYREVERVYQAALEVNECALSLGSGGHRNLRISCSASLSTVVIPIALAQLKRESPSLNIEWQTSLMGEMPNQILSKKVDLSIAALPVIHDHLHSRAFMRGRMVVVMPPEHALARHPSLALEQLQGHALLLFRPDMPFGKLLAEQIHQRGLQLESLLSFTNANEAVALVKQGMGISLIDEFVAQDSGLTVVPLADEIHFDISFVYSRFEPPSHSALHLMQVLHAQALKLGRGIEGFALPTP; encoded by the coding sequence ATGCCCCTCGACCATGACGGCCCGGAAGCCCGCAACCTGGTGTTCAAACTGCGGCACATGGAAGTGTTTCGTGCGGTGATGTTGACGGGCTCGATCAGCGCGGCGGCGAAGATGCTCTATGTGTCGCAGCCGGCCGTGAGCAAATTGATCCAGTACATCGAGGGGCGGCTGGCGTACCGCTTGTTCGAGCGTATCAACAACTGCCTGGTGCCGACCCACGAAGCGCAGATTCTGTACCGCGAAGTCGAGCGGGTGTATCAGGCCGCGCTGGAGGTCAATGAATGTGCGTTGTCACTGGGCAGTGGCGGCCACCGTAACCTGCGCATCTCGTGCAGCGCCTCGCTGTCGACCGTGGTCATCCCGATTGCGCTGGCCCAACTCAAGCGTGAGTCACCCTCGCTGAACATCGAGTGGCAGACCTCGTTGATGGGTGAAATGCCGAACCAGATCCTGTCGAAGAAGGTCGACCTGTCGATTGCCGCCTTGCCGGTGATCCACGATCACCTGCATTCACGCGCGTTCATGCGCGGGCGCATGGTGGTGGTGATGCCGCCGGAGCATGCCTTGGCGCGGCATCCGTCACTGGCGCTGGAGCAACTGCAAGGCCATGCCCTGCTGCTGTTCAGGCCCGACATGCCGTTCGGCAAATTGCTGGCCGAACAGATCCACCAGCGCGGGCTGCAGTTGGAGTCGCTGTTGTCGTTCACCAATGCCAACGAAGCTGTGGCCTTGGTCAAGCAAGGCATGGGCATTAGCTTGATCGACGAATTTGTGGCGCAGGACAGCGGCTTGACGGTGGTCCCCCTGGCCGACGAAATCCACTTCGACATCAGTTTCGTCTATTCGCGCTTCGAGCCACCTTCGCACTCGGCGCTGCACCTGATGCAGGTGCTGCATGCCCAGGCCCTGAAGCTGGGGCGGGGGATCGAGGGGTTCGCGTTGCCAACCCCTTGA
- a CDS encoding amidohydrolase family protein, which produces MNIFDEPKIDCHNHLFDPARFPYHPDAPYAPSGQEVATLEQFNRVMDAYGVQHALLVGPNSGYHTDNSCLLSALATGQGRFKGVAVVSPDITLDALATLQAQGVVGVAFNPALYGVASLDAADGLFGKLAELDLFAQIQVCEDQLLALRGLLERTSARVLIDHCGRPEVSAGIHQPGFQALLRLAASGRASVKLSGMQKFASADALQAQSSAYVHALLEAFGPQACVWGSDWPFIRQRSRVDYGPLLKLAEQLMPDAQLRRTVMWDTPRRLFGFA; this is translated from the coding sequence GTGAACATCTTCGATGAACCCAAGATCGATTGCCATAACCATTTGTTTGACCCTGCGCGCTTTCCCTATCACCCCGACGCGCCTTACGCCCCGTCCGGGCAGGAGGTCGCCACCCTCGAGCAATTCAACCGGGTGATGGACGCCTATGGCGTGCAGCATGCCTTGCTGGTGGGGCCGAACAGCGGCTACCACACCGACAATAGCTGCCTGCTGAGCGCGCTCGCCACTGGGCAGGGGCGTTTCAAGGGGGTGGCAGTGGTTAGCCCTGACATCACCCTGGATGCGCTGGCTACGTTGCAGGCGCAAGGGGTGGTCGGGGTGGCCTTCAACCCGGCGTTGTACGGTGTGGCGAGCCTGGATGCAGCCGACGGGTTGTTCGGCAAGCTCGCCGAGCTCGACCTGTTTGCGCAGATTCAGGTGTGCGAAGACCAGTTGCTGGCGCTGCGCGGGCTGCTTGAGCGCACGTCGGCGCGCGTGTTGATCGACCATTGCGGCCGCCCGGAGGTGAGCGCCGGTATTCACCAACCGGGTTTCCAGGCCTTGCTGCGGTTGGCCGCAAGCGGCCGGGCCAGCGTCAAGCTGTCCGGCATGCAGAAGTTCGCCTCGGCCGATGCGCTGCAGGCGCAGAGCAGTGCCTACGTTCATGCCCTGCTCGAAGCGTTTGGCCCACAGGCCTGCGTGTGGGGCTCCGATTGGCCGTTCATTCGTCAGCGCTCGCGGGTGGACTACGGGCCGCTGCTGAAACTGGCCGAGCAACTGATGCCGGATGCGCAACTGCGCCGCACCGTCATGTGGGACACACCGCGAC